The Leadbettera azotonutricia ZAS-9 genome has a window encoding:
- a CDS encoding carbohydrate ABC transporter permease, which translates to MTHKGQQLLKRISIDAFFYVFMTLIAVLMIVPFLWMLSTSFKEMGQVLVFPPQWIPKPFLLENYTEAWKLAKLDLYFRNSVIITIFTTVGQIITCSLAGFAFARLEFRGRNALFLLYLATMMIPIQVTLIPLYLLMKSFGWINTFAGIIMPGIFSAWGTFLLRQFFMGIPKSLDESAVIDGCGYFRIYTTIIMPLSKPALATLSVFCFMWQWNNLLWPLVIANSDAIRPLTVGLQLFKGQFHIEWNLLMAGSMISVVPILVLYVFLQKYFVEGIALTGIKG; encoded by the coding sequence ATGACACATAAAGGGCAGCAGTTACTAAAAAGAATCTCTATTGATGCGTTCTTTTATGTATTTATGACATTGATTGCAGTATTGATGATTGTACCCTTCCTCTGGATGTTATCCACTTCATTTAAAGAGATGGGGCAGGTACTCGTGTTTCCTCCTCAATGGATACCAAAACCTTTTTTGTTGGAAAACTATACTGAAGCCTGGAAATTGGCAAAATTGGATCTATATTTCCGTAATTCTGTAATTATCACTATTTTTACAACTGTAGGTCAAATTATAACCTGCTCACTTGCAGGCTTCGCTTTTGCCCGCCTAGAGTTCCGCGGTCGTAATGCCCTTTTTCTCCTTTATCTTGCTACCATGATGATACCTATCCAGGTTACACTTATTCCTCTTTACTTGCTGATGAAATCTTTCGGCTGGATAAATACTTTTGCAGGAATAATTATGCCGGGTATCTTCAGTGCGTGGGGAACCTTTCTGCTCAGGCAGTTCTTTATGGGTATCCCAAAATCGCTGGATGAATCTGCCGTTATTGACGGATGCGGTTATTTCAGGATTTATACTACGATAATCATGCCCCTTTCAAAGCCGGCTTTAGCAACCCTGTCAGTATTTTGTTTTATGTGGCAGTGGAATAACTTGCTTTGGCCTCTGGTTATTGCCAATTCAGATGCCATACGACCCTTAACAGTCGGTCTACAACTCTTCAAAGGCCAGTTCCACATTGAATGGAATTTATTAATGGCAGGCTCAATGATATCGGTTGTTCCTATACTGGTATTGTATGTATTCCTGCAGAAATATTTTGTCGAAGGAATTGCATTAACGGGTATAAAGGGTTAA
- a CDS encoding Cof-type HAD-IIB family hydrolase, whose protein sequence is MAWVLGGKHFGSYTFEHWFDEEPSKEDPSVKMIAMDLDGTLLNKDKKITPYTLSILEKCRKKGIKIALATARSEKSAERCLDLVNPDYAILNGGSLVLAGTEIIYKKKLSSETVNGIITELRQSEKAGKITVETEDTYYVSYDEPAWHPDYDHGVYYDFSKGLSKAAYKITAEIFDTNSALSIENKFFECRMTAFTGEGWYCFTHKETEKSAALEILSGAVKIHLSEIAAFGDDYNDLKMIQKCGKGIAMANGVDAVKLAANDICGSCDDDGVARWLEAHVI, encoded by the coding sequence ATGGCATGGGTTTTAGGCGGCAAACATTTCGGCAGCTACACTTTTGAACATTGGTTTGATGAAGAACCATCAAAAGAAGATCCCTCTGTAAAAATGATTGCTATGGATCTGGATGGCACCCTGCTGAACAAAGATAAAAAAATTACCCCCTATACCCTCTCGATTCTTGAAAAATGCAGAAAAAAGGGCATTAAAATCGCCCTGGCCACTGCCCGTTCGGAAAAATCCGCCGAAAGATGCCTTGACCTCGTGAATCCCGATTATGCGATTCTGAACGGCGGCTCTTTGGTCCTGGCAGGGACTGAAATAATTTACAAAAAGAAACTGTCTTCCGAAACTGTTAATGGTATAATTACCGAATTACGGCAAAGTGAAAAAGCCGGGAAAATAACCGTTGAAACCGAGGATACCTATTATGTGAGTTACGATGAACCTGCATGGCATCCTGATTATGACCACGGCGTATATTACGATTTTTCCAAAGGACTCTCAAAAGCGGCCTATAAAATAACCGCTGAAATATTTGACACTAATAGTGCGCTTAGTATCGAAAATAAATTCTTCGAGTGCAGGATGACAGCCTTTACCGGTGAAGGGTGGTACTGCTTTACCCATAAAGAAACAGAAAAATCAGCTGCCCTTGAAATTTTGTCCGGAGCAGTTAAAATCCATCTGTCCGAAATCGCAGCTTTTGGTGATGATTACAACGATTTAAAAATGATTCAAAAATGCGGCAAAGGTATTGCCATGGCAAACGGTGTCGATGCAGTTAAGTTAGCCGCCAATGATATTTGCGGAAGCTGTGATGATGACGGGGTGGCAAGGTGGCTGGAAGCACATGTAATTTAA
- the purM gene encoding phosphoribosylformylglycinamidine cyclo-ligase, protein MDYKQAGVDIEEGYRAVAQYRELAAATASSAVLNSIGSFAGMFSLKEFLRAGEGMEDPVLVSGTDGVGTKLDIAFKMKKYDTVGIDCVAMCVNDVLCHGAKPLFFLDYLACGKLDADIAADMVKGVATGCRETGSVLLGGETAEMPGFYDEGKYDIAGFAVGIADRKKIIDGKKINENDVLLGLASSGPHSNGFSLIRKAVPDLNEDFGGMPIGLALLEPTRLYVKPILALMNEVEIRGMANITGGGFYENVPRMFPQAPSGGFAFDAVIRDPLAPSYRGGWKVPPIFARIAAGAAGRKEIGASAQKAGEDLLRNDAAIKKLMFNTYNMGIGFVIALAPEQVSKAASFLESKGFPCWEIGKAAVGKGEVRFE, encoded by the coding sequence ATGGATTATAAACAAGCGGGCGTTGATATTGAAGAAGGTTACCGTGCTGTCGCCCAGTACCGGGAACTTGCGGCCGCCACGGCCTCAAGCGCAGTGCTGAACAGCATAGGCAGTTTTGCCGGTATGTTTTCGTTAAAAGAATTTTTGCGGGCAGGCGAAGGCATGGAGGACCCGGTGCTTGTTTCAGGCACTGACGGGGTCGGAACAAAACTCGACATAGCTTTTAAAATGAAAAAATATGATACCGTAGGCATTGACTGCGTAGCCATGTGTGTCAACGATGTACTCTGCCACGGCGCAAAGCCCCTCTTCTTTTTGGACTACCTGGCCTGTGGAAAACTCGATGCGGACATAGCCGCCGATATGGTCAAGGGTGTAGCCACAGGCTGCCGCGAAACAGGCTCAGTTCTCCTGGGAGGCGAAACCGCCGAAATGCCCGGCTTCTACGACGAAGGCAAATACGACATCGCGGGCTTTGCCGTGGGTATCGCAGATCGTAAAAAAATCATAGACGGCAAAAAAATAAATGAAAACGATGTGCTCCTTGGCCTCGCATCTTCAGGCCCCCACTCCAACGGTTTCAGCCTTATCCGCAAAGCTGTCCCCGACTTGAACGAAGATTTCGGCGGCATGCCCATCGGCCTTGCCCTCCTTGAACCGACAAGGCTTTATGTCAAACCCATTCTTGCCCTTATGAACGAAGTTGAAATACGCGGCATGGCCAATATCACCGGCGGCGGCTTCTACGAAAATGTCCCCCGCATGTTCCCCCAGGCGCCCTCAGGCGGATTCGCCTTCGATGCGGTGATCCGCGATCCCCTGGCGCCCTCTTACAGGGGCGGCTGGAAAGTCCCCCCCATTTTCGCAAGAATAGCCGCAGGAGCCGCAGGCCGAAAAGAGATAGGCGCTTCCGCCCAAAAGGCCGGGGAAGATCTTCTCCGTAACGATGCCGCAATAAAAAAATTGATGTTCAACACTTATAACATGGGCATAGGCTTTGTCATTGCCCTTGCCCCGGAGCAAGTTTCCAAAGCCGCTTCTTTCCTCGAAAGTAAGGGCTTCCCCTGCTGGGAAATCGGCAAGGCCGCCGTAGGAAAAGGGGAAGTCAGGTTTGAATAA
- the purN gene encoding phosphoribosylglycinamide formyltransferase, giving the protein MNILVLVSGNGSNLQALIDAAKAGKLGPGSIVAVLSDRAGVYALERAKLAGIPVFTEVPNHNLAKDERRLELSNRILKICKACAIDLVIYAGFLSILKGDIIEAYAGRMINLHPALLPKFGGLGMYGERVHQAVIAAGEKESGCTVHLVDAGTDTGPILLQRKVPVLPGDTADSLAERIHHEEHIAIVEAAALMVKRFENKSWGII; this is encoded by the coding sequence GTGAATATCCTGGTTCTGGTATCGGGGAACGGCAGTAATCTCCAGGCCCTGATCGATGCTGCCAAAGCCGGAAAGCTTGGCCCTGGCAGCATTGTCGCGGTTTTATCCGACCGCGCCGGCGTCTATGCCCTCGAACGGGCAAAGCTTGCGGGTATCCCTGTTTTCACGGAAGTTCCAAACCATAACCTGGCTAAAGATGAACGCCGCCTTGAACTTTCAAACCGTATACTTAAAATCTGTAAAGCCTGTGCCATCGATCTTGTCATATACGCAGGCTTTCTTTCGATTCTCAAGGGGGATATTATAGAAGCCTATGCGGGGAGGATGATAAATCTCCACCCTGCGCTGCTGCCCAAATTCGGCGGACTCGGCATGTACGGGGAAAGAGTACATCAGGCGGTGATTGCAGCGGGGGAAAAAGAATCGGGTTGTACAGTGCACCTCGTAGATGCAGGAACAGACACCGGGCCCATATTGCTTCAGCGGAAAGTTCCGGTACTTCCCGGCGACACAGCCGATAGCCTCGCAGAACGCATTCATCACGAAGAACATATAGCCATCGTCGAGGCTGCGGCCCTGATGGTAAAACGTTTTGAAAATAAATCATGGGGGATTATATGA
- the purH gene encoding bifunctional phosphoribosylaminoimidazolecarboxamide formyltransferase/IMP cyclohydrolase → MKRRALISVFNKDGILELASFLAESGWEILSTGGTSKHLQENKIPVTDVSSVTGFPECLDGRVKTLHPAIHAGLLARRSITAHMDTLKTLGLSTIDLVCVNLYPFFEKVQAGLSLEETVEFIDIGGPTMLRSAAKNYQDVIVLTDPADYAETINGLKSGEGPAGLSLLFKKRLAGKVFDLTSAYDGAIARYLLQGENAAPEDEYPAFWPLSLKKAQSLRYGENGHQSAALYLNTDSIGALGGMEQLNGKELGYNNIRDLDLAWKAACAFGLPSAGAAPSGTEDLKRLNLPAAAGNACCAAVKHNTPCGIALGASLFEAYEKTFACDPVSIFGGIVASTVPVDAATAEKLGELFLEIVVAPDFNPDALEILKKKKNLRIMKARLAPKDPKECIAIDGGLLVQSADRRLLEKWEVVTKTVPAAEDIPDLIFGIRAVTFVKSNAIVVVKDLAATGIGGGQTNRIWPLGQALSRSEGVIKAAKEAGKGDGRSARVLASDAFFPFPDCVEAAAAAGIKAIIQPGGSINDKLSIEACDKLGLAMVFTGTRHFKH, encoded by the coding sequence ATGAAAAGGCGGGCGCTCATCAGTGTATTCAACAAGGACGGTATTCTTGAACTGGCTTCGTTCCTGGCGGAATCTGGCTGGGAAATCCTTTCGACCGGAGGCACGTCGAAGCATCTCCAGGAAAACAAAATCCCCGTAACCGATGTTTCGTCAGTTACAGGCTTCCCCGAATGTCTCGACGGCAGGGTCAAAACCCTGCACCCCGCCATACACGCGGGTCTCCTTGCACGGCGCAGTATTACTGCTCACATGGATACGCTTAAAACCCTGGGGCTTTCCACTATCGATCTGGTCTGTGTCAACCTCTATCCTTTTTTCGAAAAAGTCCAGGCCGGCCTTTCCCTTGAAGAAACCGTAGAGTTCATCGACATAGGCGGCCCCACCATGCTCCGCTCTGCGGCCAAGAATTATCAGGATGTCATTGTCCTTACCGATCCCGCAGACTATGCCGAGACCATTAATGGCCTCAAGTCAGGGGAAGGCCCCGCAGGCCTCTCCCTGTTATTCAAAAAACGGCTCGCAGGAAAAGTATTCGACCTTACCTCGGCCTATGACGGCGCCATTGCCAGGTATCTCCTTCAGGGAGAAAATGCCGCCCCCGAAGATGAATACCCTGCGTTTTGGCCCCTTTCCCTCAAAAAAGCCCAGAGTCTGCGTTATGGCGAAAATGGACATCAGTCGGCGGCTCTCTACCTCAATACCGATAGCATCGGCGCCCTGGGCGGCATGGAGCAGCTCAACGGCAAAGAGCTGGGTTACAACAATATCCGCGATCTTGACCTCGCGTGGAAAGCCGCCTGCGCCTTCGGTCTTCCCTCAGCCGGAGCCGCTCCTTCGGGAACAGAGGATCTGAAACGCCTCAATCTCCCCGCTGCCGCAGGGAACGCCTGTTGTGCGGCAGTTAAACATAATACTCCCTGCGGTATTGCACTCGGCGCAAGTCTTTTTGAAGCCTATGAAAAAACCTTTGCCTGCGATCCTGTTTCCATCTTCGGAGGTATCGTGGCAAGTACGGTTCCGGTAGACGCGGCGACAGCGGAAAAACTGGGTGAACTCTTCCTTGAAATCGTGGTTGCTCCTGACTTCAATCCGGATGCCCTTGAGATACTCAAAAAGAAAAAGAACCTCAGGATCATGAAGGCCCGCCTGGCGCCCAAAGATCCCAAAGAGTGCATAGCAATTGACGGCGGTCTTCTGGTTCAAAGTGCCGACAGGCGGCTTCTTGAAAAATGGGAAGTAGTTACCAAGACCGTCCCCGCTGCTGAGGATATCCCTGATCTCATTTTCGGCATCAGGGCCGTAACATTCGTAAAATCCAACGCCATAGTAGTAGTAAAAGATTTAGCCGCAACCGGAATAGGCGGGGGCCAGACCAACCGTATCTGGCCTCTGGGACAGGCACTGTCCCGGAGCGAAGGCGTCATCAAGGCTGCAAAGGAAGCGGGCAAAGGCGACGGCAGGAGCGCAAGGGTCCTGGCCTCGGACGCCTTCTTCCCCTTCCCCGACTGCGTGGAAGCTGCTGCTGCTGCGGGTATCAAGGCCATTATACAGCCGGGAGGTTCCATCAACGACAAGCTGTCAATCGAAGCCTGCGATAAGCTGGGGCTTGCCATGGTTTTCACCGGAACCAGGCATTTCAAACACTAA
- the purD gene encoding phosphoribosylamine--glycine ligase, which translates to MKILVIGSGGREHAMVWKLAQSEKVKHIWVAPGNGGTADEEKTENLPLTADPSTEEGQQALLEFVQAEKIDLTVVGPEAPLAAGIVDKFREAKLAIIGPDKKAARLEASKVYSKSFMEKYGVRAAKSKSFTDPVKALAYAEDNFKKKPKLVIKADGLAAGKGVVIAENFAEAKDCLSSFMKSGSLGDAGKSVVLEEFLQGKEVSILAAVSVKPGKKGVIKPFISARDHKRRFEGAQGPNTGGMGAIAPVPDFSSACEKDFIDSILAPTLKGMEKEKMDYRGFIFFGLMVHEGKCSLLEYNVRLGDPETQAVLPLMDSDLVLLCRVILDNTLADFLLKWKKEFCCAPVLVAKGYPGAYPKGNPIAINPTGIGRSGARLFIAGAQRGQGGPLGSGLRTAGGRVLAISANGASADEAWEKAYEALRFVDFEGMAYRKDIGREDG; encoded by the coding sequence ATGAAAATATTGGTAATTGGTTCAGGCGGACGGGAACACGCTATGGTGTGGAAGCTTGCCCAGTCTGAAAAGGTTAAACACATCTGGGTCGCCCCGGGAAACGGCGGTACTGCTGATGAGGAAAAGACTGAAAACCTTCCCCTTACCGCGGATCCTTCAACAGAAGAAGGCCAGCAAGCTCTCCTGGAATTTGTACAGGCCGAAAAAATCGACCTCACCGTGGTCGGCCCCGAAGCGCCCCTTGCTGCAGGAATCGTCGATAAGTTCCGGGAGGCAAAGCTCGCTATAATCGGACCTGATAAAAAAGCCGCCAGGCTTGAAGCAAGCAAAGTTTATTCAAAATCTTTCATGGAAAAATACGGCGTCAGAGCGGCCAAAAGTAAAAGTTTTACCGATCCCGTTAAGGCACTGGCCTATGCAGAAGATAATTTTAAGAAAAAACCCAAACTGGTCATCAAAGCCGATGGCCTTGCGGCAGGCAAAGGCGTAGTCATCGCGGAAAATTTTGCAGAAGCAAAAGACTGCCTCTCCTCTTTTATGAAAAGCGGCTCTCTGGGTGATGCGGGGAAAAGCGTAGTATTGGAAGAATTCCTTCAGGGAAAAGAAGTTTCGATACTGGCGGCAGTAAGCGTAAAGCCGGGAAAAAAAGGCGTCATCAAGCCTTTCATTTCAGCCAGAGATCATAAACGCCGTTTCGAAGGCGCTCAGGGACCAAATACAGGCGGCATGGGCGCCATCGCTCCGGTACCCGACTTCAGTTCCGCATGCGAAAAGGATTTCATCGACTCCATACTGGCTCCTACCCTCAAAGGCATGGAAAAGGAAAAAATGGATTACCGGGGTTTCATTTTCTTCGGCCTCATGGTTCACGAGGGAAAATGTTCGCTCCTTGAGTACAACGTACGTCTTGGCGACCCAGAAACCCAGGCTGTCCTTCCCCTTATGGATTCGGATTTGGTCCTTCTTTGCAGAGTAATACTCGACAATACCCTCGCGGATTTCCTACTCAAATGGAAAAAAGAATTCTGTTGCGCCCCGGTATTGGTTGCCAAGGGTTATCCCGGCGCTTATCCGAAGGGAAACCCCATAGCCATAAACCCCACAGGTATTGGCAGAAGCGGGGCCAGGCTCTTTATTGCGGGCGCGCAGCGGGGCCAGGGCGGCCCCCTGGGTTCAGGGCTGCGCACCGCAGGAGGCAGGGTTCTGGCGATTTCCGCAAACGGAGCCAGTGCAGATGAGGCCTGGGAAAAGGCTTACGAGGCCCTGCGATTTGTGGATTTTGAGGGCATGGCTTACCGTAAAGATATAGGTAGAGAAGATGGATAA
- a CDS encoding hemolysin family protein, with protein sequence MDKGEPFLWPLLLQFLLILVNAVFACAEIALISLNENKLEKLSSSGNKKAKRLLSLTREPAKFLATIQVGITLAGFLGSAFAADNFSGRLTKAFIELGVTIPPNTLAHISLVAITLILSFLTLVLGELAPKRIAMKNADTLAFAMSGLIIFISKAFAPLVWLLTKSTNGFLRLIGIDPKTEDSGITEEEIRLMIDMGSAKGIIPKGEKELIHNVFEFDNKTAGEVMTHRRDAVLLRLEDSDAEWENTIIANRHSYYPVCDKNPDNITGILNTRDYLSLKDRSRETVLAKALRQAWFIPLTVKTDILFRRMKKNRNHFTVVVDEHGSMMGIVTMSDLLEEIVGDLEDDSSVPPDQPLITIAAANTWYINGAAQLDKVARDLDIILPLEKYDTFAGFVFSLLGQIPEDGSEAELDAFGLKIKILEVREHRLEKALVIKEDANA encoded by the coding sequence ATGGATAAGGGAGAACCTTTCTTATGGCCTTTGCTGCTGCAGTTTCTCCTGATTCTTGTAAACGCAGTTTTTGCCTGTGCCGAAATTGCCCTCATTTCCCTTAACGAAAACAAACTCGAAAAACTCTCATCGTCGGGGAATAAAAAAGCCAAGCGCCTTCTCTCCCTCACAAGAGAGCCTGCGAAATTCCTTGCCACCATTCAGGTCGGCATTACCCTGGCAGGCTTTCTTGGCAGTGCATTTGCAGCAGACAACTTTTCGGGCAGGCTCACCAAAGCCTTCATTGAATTAGGAGTAACAATACCACCCAATACTTTAGCCCATATTTCACTTGTTGCCATCACACTGATACTTTCATTTTTAACCCTGGTGCTTGGAGAGCTTGCGCCCAAACGCATAGCTATGAAAAATGCTGATACCCTCGCCTTTGCCATGTCGGGCCTCATTATCTTCATTTCGAAAGCCTTTGCCCCGCTGGTATGGCTTCTCACCAAGTCTACCAATGGCTTTTTGCGTCTTATCGGCATAGATCCAAAAACAGAGGATTCAGGGATTACAGAGGAAGAAATACGCCTCATGATAGATATGGGAAGCGCCAAAGGTATCATTCCCAAAGGTGAAAAAGAGCTAATCCACAATGTTTTTGAATTTGACAATAAAACTGCGGGAGAAGTGATGACTCACCGGAGGGATGCAGTATTACTGCGCCTCGAAGACAGCGATGCTGAATGGGAAAACACTATTATTGCTAATCGCCACAGCTATTATCCTGTATGCGATAAAAACCCCGACAATATCACAGGAATCCTGAACACCAGGGATTATCTCAGCCTTAAAGACAGAAGCCGCGAAACAGTGCTGGCAAAAGCCCTGCGGCAGGCCTGGTTCATCCCCCTTACGGTAAAAACCGATATTCTCTTCCGCAGAATGAAAAAAAACCGCAATCATTTTACCGTGGTTGTGGATGAACACGGGAGCATGATGGGCATAGTTACCATGTCGGATCTTCTGGAAGAGATTGTTGGCGACCTCGAAGACGACAGTTCCGTGCCTCCCGACCAGCCCTTGATCACAATTGCCGCAGCCAACACCTGGTATATAAACGGGGCTGCCCAATTGGATAAAGTTGCCAGGGATCTTGATATCATTCTGCCCCTGGAAAAATACGACACCTTTGCAGGTTTTGTGTTTAGCCTGCTTGGGCAAATTCCCGAAGACGGCAGCGAAGCGGAGCTTGACGCCTTCGGGCTTAAAATTAAAATCCTCGAAGTCCGGGAGCACCGCCTCGAAAAGGCCCTTGTCATAAAGGAAGACGCCAATGCTTAA
- a CDS encoding radical SAM protein, whose protein sequence is MLNAGTLRHCGIMVNYKCTAACRHCLYSCSPGWEDGYINEKTAREICRLLVKGGCRSVHIGGGEPFLDFEGLLMMVKELAASGISLEYIETNAFWAKNEKAAEMINRLRDAGIDALCISVDPFHAEYVPYSLPLRLAELCGKSGMGYFLWKQEFLPALSRLDASKPHSREEIEKVLSDKYIPNTAKLYGLSYGGRAINIEDEFTPKKDAELLSKDKSPCKNLLSTGHFHIDLDANFIPPGCTGIKIPLTEVVNGIPDGKYPAFEALYKGGINSLAKLALQAGIKPRTEGYASKCNLCFHVRHYLAESGLYPELDSKHYQEALETKYRN, encoded by the coding sequence ATGCTTAACGCAGGAACACTGCGCCACTGCGGCATCATGGTGAACTATAAATGCACCGCTGCCTGCCGCCATTGCCTCTACAGCTGCTCTCCGGGCTGGGAGGACGGTTATATAAACGAAAAAACCGCCAGGGAAATCTGCCGCCTCCTCGTCAAGGGCGGCTGCCGTTCAGTCCACATAGGAGGCGGCGAGCCTTTCCTCGATTTTGAAGGCCTCCTCATGATGGTAAAAGAACTCGCCGCTTCAGGCATATCCCTCGAATATATAGAAACCAATGCCTTCTGGGCAAAGAATGAAAAAGCCGCCGAAATGATTAACCGTCTCCGTGACGCTGGTATAGATGCCCTCTGCATATCCGTAGATCCCTTTCATGCCGAATATGTTCCCTACAGCCTCCCCCTGCGGCTTGCTGAACTTTGCGGAAAATCGGGCATGGGCTATTTCCTCTGGAAGCAGGAATTCCTGCCGGCACTTTCCCGCCTCGACGCTTCTAAACCTCACAGCCGGGAGGAGATAGAAAAAGTGCTGTCCGATAAATACATACCCAATACCGCAAAACTCTACGGTTTAAGCTACGGCGGAAGGGCTATCAATATCGAAGACGAATTCACCCCAAAAAAAGACGCAGAATTACTATCAAAAGACAAATCCCCCTGCAAAAACCTTCTCTCCACAGGCCACTTCCATATAGACCTGGATGCAAATTTTATTCCCCCCGGCTGCACGGGAATAAAAATCCCCTTAACCGAAGTGGTCAACGGCATCCCTGATGGCAAATATCCCGCCTTCGAAGCCCTCTACAAGGGAGGCATAAACAGCCTTGCGAAATTAGCGTTGCAAGCAGGTATTAAGCCCCGGACCGAAGGCTATGCATCAAAATGCAATCTTTGCTTCCATGTCCGGCATTACCTCGCAGAATCCGGCTTATACCCTGAACTTGATTCGAAGCATTATCAGGAAGCGCTGGAGACAAAATACCGGAATTAG
- a CDS encoding transporter: MGLVHFVYLGIALLVLVVLLLKKEIVLPCIIGIFLVGLAYSKNVISAIGIMYNSIIVSATELLGIIVVIALITTLSKGLAQLGSDELMIRPLKALIRGKKTAFFIVGAAMLIFSWFLWPSPAVALIGALLLPVALKAGLPSIWVAVSMNIFGHGIGLSGDFFIQGAPNITAQAAGVPIREFLSATIPVWLTMSVVVIIVSYIMFQRDMRKEKTGSDAVQSDANTNVPALKKATPFSIFIAVLTPLSFVTDIILMLIFDLRGGDATALVGGTSLLVLSIIMIFKGDFLNNLEEIADYIVQGFQFALKIFAPVVIIAAFFFLGNGEIAAKVLGEGAPNILGDVGNALSNTDTVFKLPLVLIEALVAIITGLDGSGFSGLPIVGAVAKTFSMNTGLSTAYLAALGQVVTIWVGGGTIIPWGVIPVASICNVKAADLARRNLIPVAFGILAAIIVTVIIL, translated from the coding sequence ATGGGCCTCGTTCATTTTGTTTATCTTGGTATAGCGCTGCTTGTCTTGGTCGTTTTGCTTCTAAAAAAAGAAATCGTGCTTCCCTGTATCATTGGCATTTTTCTGGTAGGGCTGGCGTACAGCAAAAACGTGATTTCCGCCATCGGGATCATGTACAACAGCATCATTGTCTCGGCCACAGAACTTTTGGGGATCATCGTCGTCATTGCGCTTATTACGACCCTGTCGAAGGGGCTTGCGCAGCTTGGTTCCGACGAGCTGATGATTCGGCCCCTCAAAGCGTTGATTCGGGGCAAGAAAACCGCTTTCTTTATTGTAGGGGCCGCGATGCTGATTTTTTCGTGGTTCCTCTGGCCTTCTCCCGCAGTGGCCCTCATTGGCGCTCTGCTGCTGCCGGTGGCCCTCAAAGCGGGCCTGCCTTCTATCTGGGTCGCCGTGTCAATGAACATATTCGGCCACGGCATCGGGCTTTCGGGGGACTTCTTCATTCAGGGCGCCCCGAATATCACTGCCCAGGCAGCAGGCGTTCCCATCAGGGAATTTCTTTCCGCTACTATCCCGGTTTGGCTCACCATGAGCGTTGTGGTCATTATCGTATCCTATATTATGTTCCAGAGGGATATGCGTAAAGAAAAGACCGGAAGCGATGCCGTGCAGAGCGATGCAAACACGAATGTACCGGCGCTGAAAAAGGCGACGCCCTTTTCCATCTTTATCGCGGTACTGACGCCGCTTTCTTTTGTGACCGACATCATCCTCATGCTGATCTTTGACCTCCGCGGCGGCGACGCAACAGCATTGGTAGGCGGTACGTCCCTGCTTGTTTTGAGCATCATCATGATCTTTAAAGGCGATTTTCTTAATAACCTTGAGGAAATTGCCGATTATATTGTCCAGGGTTTTCAATTCGCCCTCAAAATTTTCGCTCCGGTGGTTATTATTGCGGCGTTCTTCTTTTTGGGCAACGGTGAAATCGCCGCGAAGGTTTTGGGCGAAGGGGCGCCGAATATCCTGGGCGACGTGGGCAATGCGCTTTCCAATACCGACACAGTATTCAAGCTGCCCCTGGTGCTGATAGAAGCCCTGGTGGCAATTATCACCGGCCTTGACGGGTCGGGCTTCTCGGGCCTCCCCATTGTTGGCGCTGTGGCAAAGACATTCAGCATGAACACCGGATTAAGCACCGCATACCTTGCGGCCTTGGGCCAGGTCGTTACTATCTGGGTCGGCGGCGGTACAATTATTCCCTGGGGCGTTATTCCTGTGGCTTCAATTTGCAATGTCAAAGCTGCGGATCTTGCCCGCAGGAATCTTATTCCCGTAGCCTTCGGAATCCTCGCGGCGATAATCGTTACGGTGATTATTCTTTAG